From the genome of Vitis riparia cultivar Riparia Gloire de Montpellier isolate 1030 chromosome 2, EGFV_Vit.rip_1.0, whole genome shotgun sequence:
TGCTTTTCACAGAATTGTTCCCAAACTGAAGTCAGAAAGCCCAAAAAATAGGATGTCACTGCCAAAGGGCTATAAGGCTATAGAGCGACCGGGCGAAATTTAACAGACGCCGCGTAATTAACGGCGTACGCTATCATATCCTAAACCAACATATCCGACCAATCATATTAAGTGTTTTAAAATCGCATCCAATGTTGAACAATCAAAAACCATCAAACTTGTTCCAGTATTTAAAGTTCAGGAAACCAGACAACTTTAGTACAAGACATTCAGGAAGCAAACACTGGCATGTTCTACTACTAGCCATGGCCCTCCTCTCAGCTTTAGCAAAACCCTTTGGACCAGCCAGGCAAGCATAAAGCACTTAAGCCCACGTAAAGGGGTAAAGATTTTAACATTCCATGACTCCAGAGGATGAAGACCAGGTTAAATGGAGGAGATTGATGAAAGATCCTTCAGGCCTCGACCTAATCAATATTTATTCTGGTAGTAGTTGCTCTTGCCCTCCCACGAGAAGAACCTGTCCTATCTCCGATTTCTGCTTCTGTCCTTGGGTGTTGTGAATGAGAACTAGAAGGCATTACACGCTCAGTTGAAGGTAGCGCCCAACCTCCCCTGTTCGCCTGCCCAGTTTGTCCACTGCTGCCGTGTCCTGAATGGCAAGTGGAATTACAAGTGTGCATTAAGGTGTGATCATCAGTACACCAgaaagaatattaatttaaagaaaccAACTATCAACtttttttaaggttatattaaaaaattcagaCACATAATCACAACCAAATGATCATGATCATTATATGCCATGTGCACCCGTCTATGAAAGAAGAGAAGTCAGACGCACAGGAGTAGTAGTAACAGAGGGGTAAAATGTATACATCATTAATAAAAAGCACAGTTAGTGAAAAGTTCCTACAAagaacaaaataacaaaatagaACTCCTCCCAATATATgcatatgtatttatatatacacacacattttcccttttttattgtttacttcaaaatttaaaaggtaaatatctaatgttttaaaaaccggaccggtcattgaaccggaaaagttaccggttcacggttcactggtcggaccgccggtcgaaccgctatcgaaccggtgacgttataaatatatattttattattttatataatataaaaaattaaaaaaattaataaattctatgtaaATTTTGATAGCATCTACTTTGTTTATTGAGTAACTtgagttttgtcacaaaattttttacctgtagaagtcatcaattatcatatatgatatttataacacaatataagatgttatacattcataatgtcaataaactcaatatttatcaaataatcaaaccattactatcctataataaccaaattatcaaagagttgttaacttaacacattgtccataacaaataatacaaatgtcaaccatATGCCCACAACACTTAATataattactcaaaataaaaacataacatgtcaatgtttgaatattcatgaagatttttgcatactaataaatataaaatccatgtcttcatttattttggaaattggaatatggagattgaaaatgagcatttggaaaaccaaaaaaaaaaattaaaataatttgaaccGGTTTTTTCCCTCAGAACCGGCCGGTTCGTCCGGTTCAAGCGGTCCAATCCCGGTTCGGTCTTCATCTGGTCTAATGACCAGAACAATGACCGGTCGGCGGTCCAACcggtcggaccggccggtccggtccggtttttaaaaccatggtaaTACCCATAATTGATGCAACAACCTTGTCCCATGAGGACCAGCACTGATGCAATCAACACTACCCTCAACCAAGATTTTAGCATACATTTAAGATGTGATTAGTTCTCGGGAATAGGAATATGTATGGAAATAAGAATGAAGGTAAATCACAACACCATATGGAAGAgaggaataattttatttttttatcagaaaagTGACTTGTTTTCCATCATAATGATTTTTCCATTCCTATGCTCATTTCTAGTAAATAatccaaacaaaataatgaataaaaaatgaaatgaaattctcATTTCCATTATCTATTCCAATTCCAAACATGCCATTTACTTGACCAGAAGCAAGACAAATTTACCCAAGCAGATCATTAAGaccaaaatataataataataataataaattataaattaaaaaaaaaaaaaaaaaccttgtagTATATTAAAATTCAAGGATGACCACAGGAAAATATGTATCACAAAATAAATCATgtctataatttaaaaaaaaaaagccccaAAACCAATAGGTGCAGAATTCAAATCCATGACAACCAATTCAGTATAGACAAGAAAAAAACACAACCAGAAATGCAAAACTGTGCTTACCAATATTATCTAGACCATTGAACCTCTCATTCCAACCAGGCAAGTATTTTTTAGCATTTCCTTGCCAAGCTTCCTCAAAACCAGAAAGCTCATCTGAAAATAGAGCAGATGAAAAAGTATTAGTTAACCACTGCCTACAACACTACTTTGGCTCCAAGGCACAAAAGCCAATGACATGCACATACTTTCATTTAGATTGTGTAAGGCCTGCATTGTGTCCACCTGACCATCTGAATTAAGCTTCCTTGTAACAGAATGCCCCTGtcaattgattaaaaatagCTTAGTATCACATTCTCAATATAAGTTACAAGATTTATATGCccacatttaaaatttttaacccaCAATACAACAAATACGCATCTATAAACTATATAGGACatggttatttttttcttttttgggaaaaagggaaagagaatcCAAAAATTAACATCTATTGAATACCTTATTGCGAATTCCCCTAGAGACCCTGTGAGCAGCTTGACGTGTAGTAGTATCAGCTTCTTTGCTTTCTTCAAAAGTCAGCTGATTCACAAAAACACGAGTAACACAACCCATGTTAATGCTTACTGTAACCTAAAATGTCCTGTAACCTAAAATGTTACTTACTCCATCACTTCCTGTCCTCCTAGTTGTAGATGAAGTATAGTAAGGCCCATTTGTACCACCATAAGTCACAGTGGAACTCGTAAATGAGAAGCTACGTGGTTGGGGCTGTGGCTGTGTGTTGGTCATCCTGTTGTACTCATTCCTATACTGCATTTGCTTGCTCTTTCGCCCTGCATTacagaaaaagagaaaacacaaaaaaaatcaccttcctcttgtaagaaat
Proteins encoded in this window:
- the LOC117903939 gene encoding myeloid leukemia factor 1, yielding MQGRRGASFSDFGDPFAGFGSFGGFGGHRSLVSSVFGGRDPFDDPFFTQPFGGMFESSLFGSRGSPFMAMPGTGFLEHQVQQPNTRGPIIEELNSDDEKEEEEKKDNPRKHRRSSKEPYVEDADDEAAGRKSKQMQYRNEYNRMTNTQPQPQPRSFSFTSSTVTYGGTNGPYYTSSTTRRTGSDGLTFEESKEADTTTRQAAHRVSRGIRNKGHSVTRKLNSDGQVDTMQALHNLNENELSGFEEAWQGNAKKYLPGWNERFNGLDNIGHGSSGQTGQANRGGWALPSTERVMPSSSHSQHPRTEAEIGDRTGSSRGRARATTTRINID